The genome window CCCTTTCGGCTTGCTGCAATAGTTTTGAACCGATTCCCTGTCCTCGCAATTCCTCTTTCACAAACAAATACTCGATTTCCAACCAATTTCCGAAAGTCTCAGCTACTAATCCTGCCATGAGATTACCCTTTTCGTCTTCGAGATAAAGATTCAGTGGCTCGCTCTCAGACTCTTCTCTTTTAGAACGATTATAAGCACGAATCAAATCCCCTATTTCTTGCGCTTTATGAGATTCCTTATTTTCCAATCTAACGTACATCCAAACCTCCTTAGAACTGCTACAGCTTGATTATAATCCTATTTCAATAAACTGTCAAACTAGAAAAACTCATCAAGCAGAGTTGATGAGTTCATGATTTATTTTCTAAATTTCCACTGGCTATAAATTCCGAAACCGATAATCCAGATAGCAGAACCAACTGCCCCCATGAAGGTAGACTCTTGTAAAAAGAGGGTTGCAAAGACAAAGATGAAAAAGAGGATGGTTAGGGGATTGAGCAAGCGATACTGAGGCATGAGGTAGCCGTCAGCCATGAAGTCTTGTGACTTGCGGTATTTGTGATGTGCCACCATAATCAAGATATAAATCGCGATGTAAACACCTGATGAGGACGCCGTAATCAAAGCAAAAGCATCGGAAACGCCTGGCAAAACGTTGATAAAGGCAGCTAGAGCAATTAAGATTGCTGAGGCAATAATGGCATTTTGCGGAACATTGTGACGAGAAAGAGTATCTGCCTTGATTGCTTTTAAGAAGCGATTGGGTGAATCATGGGCAATCTGGTAAAGGTGTCGCCCTGTTGAATAGAGGGTTGAATTAAGAGCAGATGCTGCCGACGTCAAAACAACGAAGTTAATCAGAGCTGCCGCCCACTTGATACCTGCTAGCTCAAAAACCGTTACAAATGGTGAATCTGAAGAAGCAAGTTCTCTCCAGGGAATAATAGACATAATGGCCAATAGGGCTCCACCATAGAAGAAGACAATTCGGAGAGGAATTTCTTTAACTGCTTTTGGCAAAACCTGACGAGGATTCTTGGTTTCAGAAGTTGTCACTCCGATAAATTCAATCATCAGATAGGCAAAAAATACCATTTGAAAGGCCATGACAAAGTTCATGACTCCATTTGGAAAAAGAGAGAACTGATTGCTGATATTTGCCAAACTTGCAGCACCATGCGGTGTCTCAAATCCTGTCAAAACCATAAAGGCTCCCGTTGCAATCATAGCTAAAATAGCCACAATTTTAACCATAGCAAACCAAAACTCGACTTCTCCAAAGAGCTTAACTGCAATCAGATTGACCAAGGCCAAAATCGTTAAAAAAACAATCTGAATCAGCCAACTAGGCCAGCTAGGAAACCAAAACTGAACATAATGCGAGATCGCAGTGATTTCTGCCATACCGATAAAGACGACAGACAACCAATAAGACCAAACCGAGAAATACCCCCAGCCTTTCCCCAAATGACGGGTGATAAAGTTGATAAAAGTATGTTGTTCTGGATCCTGATACAGCATCTCTCCAACAGCCCTCATCATCAAAAACATAAAGGCTCCTGTAATCATATAAATCAGGATGATAGAAGGGCCTGTCAGGCTGATGGAGCGACCGGCACCTAGGAAAAGACCTGTTCCGATTGTTCCCGCAATAGCCATCACCTGAACATGACGATTGGTTAGACCACGTTCCATCTTATTTTTTTTCTTATTTTCACTCATATAGTCTCCTATTTTATTCAAAAAACCAAAAAGGAGTTGAGCAAGGCAAAGCCTCTACTACTCCTTTTTCATTCTATTTAGGCTGTTTTTTCAACCTTTAAGATTTTGACATCATAGCTACCAACTGGTGTCTCGATGGTCGCTGTATCACCAGTCTTCTTGCCAATCAAGGCTTGTCCAATCGGGCTCTCATTTGAAACCTTACCAGCAAAAGCATCTGCACCTGCAGAACCGACGATGATATAGACTTCTTCGTCATCTTCACCGACTTCTTGGATTGTTACAGTCTTACCGATAGCTACCTCATCTTGGGCAACTGCATCGCTATTAACGATTTCAGCATAGCGGATTTTTGTTTCTAGACTTGAAATTTGTCCTTCAACAAAAGCTTGCTCATCCTTGGCTGCTTCGTACTCGCTGTTCTCCGAAAGGTCTCCGTATGAACGAGCAATTTTGATACGTTCTACCACTTCAGGACGACGAACGAGTTTCAACTCCTCTAATTCTTTTTCTAGTTTTTCCTTTTCTTCAAGGGTCATTGGGTAAGTTTTTTCTGCCATTTTTCTCAACTTTCTTTTCTTAATTTGTTTTTAAAACAAAATTATGTGGAAAACCACATAATTTTAGTTTGAACTACTTGATTGGGTTAGTTTGCTATTGATATGTTCTGCAACGTTTTGATCATGTTCTTCTTTGGTCGTTGCGAAATACACTTTACCATCTTCGACATTGGCTACAAAGTACAAGTACTCACTCTTTATCTGATTTACACTTGCTTCGATGGCATCCAGACTTGGACTGTCTACTGGTCCAGGCATGAGGCCAAGGTGTGTGTAAACATTGTATGGTGAATCAATCGTTGTATCAATTCCAGCGTCATCTGCTAGACTAATCTTTTGACCAAGCTTGCCTTGGGCATACAGGATAGCGATATTACTTTGAAGCGGCATACCGAGATTTAGGCGGTTATAGAAGACACCAGCAATCTTCTTGCGGTCTTCTGTCTTAGCACCTTCTTTTTCAACAAGAGAAGCGATACTGAGTAATTCATTGACTGTCAGATTCTTTTCTTTAATTGAGGCGTAATATGATGACATGGTCTTATCCATAGTAGCCAACATCTCATCAATCAAACTTTCAACTGTAGTGCTTTCTTTGATGGTATAAGTTGCTGGGAAAAGGTAACCTTCTAGACGATAACGAACGCCACTGTCTTTTGTTGGGAGACTTCCAAGAAGGTTTGGATACTTGGCGACTAATTGTGAGATAAAGGTCTCATCTTGAGCTTTTGCCAAGAAAGCATCCGCAGTAAGCGGCTCTTTAAATTCACCTTGAAGTTGCCCTACTGTTTGAGCGATTTGCTCTAATGTATATCCTTCTGGAATTGTTAGGCTTGCAAGAGCTGGTTCTTGAGGTTCAGGAGTTCCACCTTTTTGCAATTCTTGGATCAATTCATCCGTACTCATGCTCTTCTTCAAGTTGTAATAACCTGATTTTAAGTCAGAATAGTTCTTATACTTGGCATACAAACTAAAGATGAGTCCATGTTTTACCAAACCAGATTTTTCCAAAGTGCTCCCAATTTCTTGAATATTTGAACCTTCTGGGATTTGAACCGTTACATAATCCTTAGAGCTCGCATCAACTGGTTTCAAGGAATCTTGAACGTAACCATAACCAAAGAAGCCACCAATACCTACAAGAACTAGGAATACTAGGAAAGTTAGCAAACAACCTTTAGCTTTTGATTTCTTCTTTTTCTTAGCTGGCTTTGTTCCTTCACGACGACTGCGTCGTGGAGCATCCGCTAGGTTATCAACTTTCTCAACTGGAGCAGGCACTACATTCTCCACAACAGGAGGGACTGATTCTTCTTTTTTGTCATCTGTTTTATAGGAAACAGCCACTTTAGTTGGAATAGTGTTAAACTCTTTCTCTTCCTTTTTAGGCTCTACAGCATCAATCTTGGCTGGTGCAGGCTCTTCTAGTTTTGACTCTTCTGGTTCTGGTGCTGTCACTTCGCTTGATTCAAAGCTTGGGCGTGGTGGCACACTTGGGGCATTTTTAAGAATTTTATCCACAGTTGACAGAGAGTCTACCATTAAACCTTCTGTGGCAAGATTTGGTTCTTGTTCAGAAGGAGCGGGTGGAGTTACTTGAGAAGATGGAGTTGGGGTGATCGGACTTTCATCTTCTTTCTCTCTTCTTTCTCTCTCTCTGACTCTCTCTAAATCGCGTAAAATCTGTTCTTTAAAGCTTAACGTTTCTTCTCTTGATTTCTCGCTCAAAAGCTTTACCTCCTTGTTGGCAATCCATAACATTATATCTTAAAAGTCGCAGAAAAGCAACAAAATATACCTTTCTCCAACTATATTTCTTGTTTTCAAGGCTTCCAAACCATGTTATACCAGGTCTCACCTGCATAAGTAGATTGGGATAGTCCTTCATTGACAAAACCATGTTTCTCGTAATATGAGATAAGATAATCATGACAAGTCAGGTTAATTCCCTCTCGTTCATGTTCTAAAGCGACTTCTTTCAGAGCACTTAACAGTCGTTTTCCCACGCCCAAGGCTTGTGCCTCCTTAGCTATAGATAGGCATGTCACAGAAATATAACCTCCAGGTTGATGGCTATAGTCTTTTATTTTTTCTGTAAAGGACTGATCTTGGAGATGGCGGTGCGGGACGACTGGACCTTCAATGTAGCCAAGAATACGTCCCTCTTTTTCAGCTACCAGAAAACTGGTCTGAATTTCACGTAAGTGCGCCTCAAAGACCGATCGAGGAATGGCTTCCTCAAGAGAAAAATTTTCTATCTCTATCTCTAAGATTCGATCTAAATCCGAAAATCTTGCTTGTCTGATTTTCATATTTCCTCCTGATAAAAAGGATTAGCCCAAGTCAGATACCAACAAGAACCACTGTCATATTGACTCCCTGTCATTTCTTCCTCAACAAAGCCATTCATTTCAAAATATGATAGTAGCTCATCAGGACTCTGCAAAAGAATACCTTGATAATCTAGTTCGACTGTCACCTGTTTCAAGGCTGCAAGAAGAAGAGTTCCCAGCCCCTGTCCCCAACGGTCAGGATGAATGGTCAATGATTTTATTTCTATCCATTTGGGATGAATAGACTGATCTTCTCCCAAAACATAGCCCACGAGCTGATTTTCATCCCCAGCTACAAGAAAGGTACCCGCAGTCTTGCGGATACTCTCTTCTAAGGATTGGCGGCTAAGTGCCTCTTCTAACGAAGGATTGGCTTCTTCAATCGCCAACATTTCTTCTAAATCTGATAAAGTGGCTTGCCTTATAGTGATTGGAATTTCCATCTGTTTTCCTTATTGGACGTTGCTTGTCAAGTTAGACAAGAGACGTTCAAATGAATATTCATAGGTTTGGATGTCTCCCGCCCCCATAAAGACATAAACAGCATTGTCATGGTCTAGGAGTGGAGAAACATTTTCAACAGTGATAACCTGGTGCTTCTTGTTGATTTTATTAGCCAAATCTTCTACCTTGACATCACCATGGTCCACCTCACGAGCTGATCCATAGATTTGCGCTAGGTAGACGGCGTCTGCTTGATTCAATGCATGGGCAAATTCATCCAACAAGGCAATGGTTCTTGTAAAGGTATGCGGTTGGAAGATTGCCACGATTTCCTTGCTTGGGTATTTCTGACGAGCCGCATCCAAGGTTGCAATGATTTCTGTTGGATGGTGGGCAAAGTCATCAATAATTACTGTATCATTAACGATTTTCTCAGTGAAACGACGCTTAACACCTGCAAATGTTTTCAATTGTTCACGCACTAAGTTCAAATCAAAGCCTGCTGTATAAAGTAATCCGATAACAGCTGTCGCATTCATGATATTGTGACGACCAAAAGTTGGAATGTGGAATTGTCCCAATTCTTGACCACGGAAGTGAACTGTAAAGGTCGAACCAGTTGTAGAACGTAGAAGGTCGCTAGCTACAAAGTCATTTCCCTCAGCATCAAAGCCATAGTAATAGATTGGAGCATTGGCTGTAATCTTACGCAACTCAGCATCCTCACCATAGACGAATAACCCCTTCGTGATTTGTTTGGCATAGTCATTAAAGGCGTTGAAAACATCCTCTAGACTAGTAAAGTAATCTGGATGGTCAAAGTCAATGTTGGTGATGATAGAGTATTCTGGGTGGTAAGGCATGAAATGACGCTCATATTCATCAGATTCAAAAACAAAATACTTAGCATTTTCAGAACCTCGACCCGTTCCATCCCCAATCAAGAAGCTAGTGTCTGTGATGTGAGACAAAACGTGAGACAGCATCCCAGTCGTTGATGTCTTACCATGCGCTCCTGCAACCCCCATGCTGACAAAGTCACGCATAAAGCTACCTAGGAATTCATGGTAACGTTTGTAGCTGATACCATTTTTGTCGGCATAGGCGATTTCAACATTGTTGTCTGGACGAAAGGCATTTCCAGCAATAATTTCAAGATTCCCTTGCAGGTTCTTTTCATCAAAAGGAAGAATCGTAATTCCTGCCTGCTCTAGTCCACGTTGAGTAAAGTAGTATTTTTCAACGTCTGAACCTTGAACCTTGTGTCCCATTTGATGCAACATCAAGGCTAGGGCACTCATCCCTGATCCCTTGATTCCAATAAAATGATATGTTTTTGACATGCTTTTCTCCCCTACTCAGTAATTCTTGTCAGATTCAACTCTTGGGCAACCTGACGTTCCTGTTCTGTTTGCTTATTCTTTTTATTATAGATTTGACTCTTCTTTAGAAAATCATAGTTGTTCTTTTTAGCTTTTCCCGTTTGGGCTTTCGGAGTTGGATTCGCCACTTGGCCAACCTCCTCAGCTAAGATATAGTGAGACTGGCTCAAGTTTTTACTAAATTTGACAAACTCGCCTGGATTTTCCTTTTGAAATGGTGCTGTTGGTTGGTTTCCTTGACGAACAAATGTTGAACCATTGTGTCGTCTAGTATGACTAACATCCTGAGTCAAATACTTGGCTGAACGTTTCTTCTTTAAGTCCGCACGCGCCTCTTCTCGAGCCAATTCAGCATACGTTTTTTCAACTTTTTTAGGTTCTGGGCTTGGCTTTGACTCCTTATTAACCACTGGAGAAACCACGGTTTCTTCCTCATTGATAGGAGACCATTCCAAATAGTTCTTATCGCGGTAATCACCTTTGATATTGCTAATAAAGTCTGACTCATCGTACAAGTCCATGACTGGCATTTTGGTCAGCATGATCTCATCATCTGACACCAATGGAAATCGATCTTGTTTCATTTTGTATTTCCTTTCAACACTTCATTATAGCGTATTGTCTTAATTTTTCAAGTGCTGGCTTCAGAAATCCCTAAAATTTCTCGAATTTCTGCCAGACTGAGACTCGCACGCGATTCTGTCCCATCCAAAACTTGGGAAACCAGGTGTTTCTTCTGTTCTTGGAGTTCTTGAATCTTTTCTTCAATGGTTCCTCTAGTAATCAAACGGTAAACCTCTACCTTCCGCTCCTGTCCCATGCGGTGGGCTCGTCCGATAGCCTGGGCTTCGACAGCAGGATTCCACCAGAGGTCCACTAGGATGACGGTATCAGCTCCCGTTAGATTAAGACCGACTCCACCTGCCTTCAGGGAGATGAGAAAGGCATCTCTCTCCCCTTGGTTAAAGGCCTTGGTCATCTCCTGTCTGTCATGAGCAGGAGTTGAACCTGTGATTTTGAAGGAAGTCAAGCCCAAATCTGGGAGTTCGTGCTCGATTTTTTCCAACATTCCTTTGAACTGAGAGAAAATCAAGACCCGATGCCCACCATCAGCCACTTGTAGCAATAAATCTCGGAGACTATCCAATTTACCACTAGCTCCCTGGTAATCGTCCATAAATAGTGCTGGCGTATCGCAGATCTGGCGCAATCGCATGAGACCAGATAAGATTTCTACCCGACTTCTCTGGAATTCTTGATCTGTCACTTGCGCTAGTCGGTCTCGCATCTGTTGCAACTGGGCTAGATAGATAGCCTTCTGTTGGTCTTCCAGTTCATTTTTATAGACGACTTCGATCAGATCAGGCAGTTCTGTAAGAACTTCTTCTTTCTTACGCCTCATGACGAAGGGTTTGATAAACCGCGCGACTCGGTCAGCCGGTAATTTCATAAACTCCTTTTTACTTGGCAAGAGCCCCGGTAGCACAATTTGAAAGATAGACCACAACTCTCCTAAATGATTTTCGATGGGCGTACCTGACAAAGCAAAAACTGCTGGCACCACAAACTGGCGCAAACTCTGAGCAATCTTAGTTTGGGCATTTTTCATGACCTGAGCTTCATCTAAGAAGAGAAAATCAAAAGCCATCTCTTGATAAAGCTCGCTGTCTTGACGAAAGGTGGCATAGCTAGTCACATAGATTTGGTGATTTTCAGAAAGAATCGCTTCTCGATTCGCTTTCAAACCATGAACGACAGCCAAATCCAACTGTGGGGCAAATTTTCTAAATTCATCTGCCCAATTGTAGATCAAACCTGACGGCGCTAAAATCAAGACCCGAGTATCTTTTGTCACCTGACTAGTCAAAAAAGCAATAGTCTGCAACGTTTTTCCTAGTCCCATATCGTCTGCCAAGATACCTCCAAAACCATAGTGATGAAGCATCTGGAGCCAACGAACACCCTTTTCCTGATAATCTCTCAAACTCGCCTGCACCCGTATATCTCCCAAAGGAAAATCCTCTGGATGGGTCAAATCATGAGCTAAATACTGAAATTCCTCTGAGAAGGAGATCCTGTCTCGACCTTCAAAAAGCTGAGACAGACTGTAAGCCAGAGATTTCCGAGCCTGAAAAGAACCATCTTTTAGCTCAACCCCCAGTTCCTGCATATTCTGACGGATCTGCTTGGTTTCCTCATCAAAAAAGTACACTTGGTCAGAAGAACTAATATAGAAATCCTGATTGCTGGTCAGGGCTTTGAGAGCTTGATCAATCTCTTCTTGGGCAATCCCTTGGAAATCAAATTGGATTTCCAACAATCCTCCCTTGGACTCAATCTGAACCTGAGGAGCTTGGACGCTGTAGAGCTGATTCATCTCATCAGACAAGAAAACCTGACCAAACTCCTCAAAAGCAGG of Streptococcus oralis contains these proteins:
- a CDS encoding GNAT family N-acetyltransferase — translated: MYVRLENKESHKAQEIGDLIRAYNRSKREESESEPLNLYLEDEKGNLMAGLVAETFGNWLEIEYLFVKEELRGQGIGSKLLQQAEREAKNRNCRFAFVNTYQFQAPDFYKRHGYKEVFTLQDYPYTGQRYYYQKDL
- a CDS encoding amino acid permease, translated to MSENKKKNKMERGLTNRHVQVMAIAGTIGTGLFLGAGRSISLTGPSIILIYMITGAFMFLMMRAVGEMLYQDPEQHTFINFITRHLGKGWGYFSVWSYWLSVVFIGMAEITAISHYVQFWFPSWPSWLIQIVFLTILALVNLIAVKLFGEVEFWFAMVKIVAILAMIATGAFMVLTGFETPHGAASLANISNQFSLFPNGVMNFVMAFQMVFFAYLMIEFIGVTTSETKNPRQVLPKAVKEIPLRIVFFYGGALLAIMSIIPWRELASSDSPFVTVFELAGIKWAAALINFVVLTSAASALNSTLYSTGRHLYQIAHDSPNRFLKAIKADTLSRHNVPQNAIIASAILIALAAFINVLPGVSDAFALITASSSGVYIAIYILIMVAHHKYRKSQDFMADGYLMPQYRLLNPLTILFFIFVFATLFLQESTFMGAVGSAIWIIGFGIYSQWKFRK
- the greA gene encoding transcription elongation factor GreA; the protein is MAEKTYPMTLEEKEKLEKELEELKLVRRPEVVERIKIARSYGDLSENSEYEAAKDEQAFVEGQISSLETKIRYAEIVNSDAVAQDEVAIGKTVTIQEVGEDDEEVYIIVGSAGADAFAGKVSNESPIGQALIGKKTGDTATIETPVGSYDVKILKVEKTA
- the mltG gene encoding endolytic transglycosylase MltG, which produces MLWIANKEVKLLSEKSREETLSFKEQILRDLERVRERERREKEDESPITPTPSSQVTPPAPSEQEPNLATEGLMVDSLSTVDKILKNAPSVPPRPSFESSEVTAPEPEESKLEEPAPAKIDAVEPKKEEKEFNTIPTKVAVSYKTDDKKEESVPPVVENVVPAPVEKVDNLADAPRRSRREGTKPAKKKKKSKAKGCLLTFLVFLVLVGIGGFFGYGYVQDSLKPVDASSKDYVTVQIPEGSNIQEIGSTLEKSGLVKHGLIFSLYAKYKNYSDLKSGYYNLKKSMSTDELIQELQKGGTPEPQEPALASLTIPEGYTLEQIAQTVGQLQGEFKEPLTADAFLAKAQDETFISQLVAKYPNLLGSLPTKDSGVRYRLEGYLFPATYTIKESTTVESLIDEMLATMDKTMSSYYASIKEKNLTVNELLSIASLVEKEGAKTEDRKKIAGVFYNRLNLGMPLQSNIAILYAQGKLGQKISLADDAGIDTTIDSPYNVYTHLGLMPGPVDSPSLDAIEASVNQIKSEYLYFVANVEDGKVYFATTKEEHDQNVAEHINSKLTQSSSSN
- a CDS encoding GNAT family N-acetyltransferase, coding for MKIRQARFSDLDRILEIEIENFSLEEAIPRSVFEAHLREIQTSFLVAEKEGRILGYIEGPVVPHRHLQDQSFTEKIKDYSHQPGGYISVTCLSIAKEAQALGVGKRLLSALKEVALEHEREGINLTCHDYLISYYEKHGFVNEGLSQSTYAGETWYNMVWKP
- a CDS encoding GNAT family N-acetyltransferase, whose amino-acid sequence is MEIPITIRQATLSDLEEMLAIEEANPSLEEALSRQSLEESIRKTAGTFLVAGDENQLVGYVLGEDQSIHPKWIEIKSLTIHPDRWGQGLGTLLLAALKQVTVELDYQGILLQSPDELLSYFEMNGFVEEEMTGSQYDSGSCWYLTWANPFYQEEI
- the murC gene encoding UDP-N-acetylmuramate--L-alanine ligase; amino-acid sequence: MSKTYHFIGIKGSGMSALALMLHQMGHKVQGSDVEKYYFTQRGLEQAGITILPFDEKNLQGNLEIIAGNAFRPDNNVEIAYADKNGISYKRYHEFLGSFMRDFVSMGVAGAHGKTSTTGMLSHVLSHITDTSFLIGDGTGRGSENAKYFVFESDEYERHFMPYHPEYSIITNIDFDHPDYFTSLEDVFNAFNDYAKQITKGLFVYGEDAELRKITANAPIYYYGFDAEGNDFVASDLLRSTTGSTFTVHFRGQELGQFHIPTFGRHNIMNATAVIGLLYTAGFDLNLVREQLKTFAGVKRRFTEKIVNDTVIIDDFAHHPTEIIATLDAARQKYPSKEIVAIFQPHTFTRTIALLDEFAHALNQADAVYLAQIYGSAREVDHGDVKVEDLANKINKKHQVITVENVSPLLDHDNAVYVFMGAGDIQTYEYSFERLLSNLTSNVQ
- a CDS encoding cystathionine gamma-synthase, coding for MKQDRFPLVSDDEIMLTKMPVMDLYDESDFISNIKGDYRDKNYLEWSPINEEETVVSPVVNKESKPSPEPKKVEKTYAELAREEARADLKKKRSAKYLTQDVSHTRRHNGSTFVRQGNQPTAPFQKENPGEFVKFSKNLSQSHYILAEEVGQVANPTPKAQTGKAKKNNYDFLKKSQIYNKKNKQTEQERQVAQELNLTRITE
- a CDS encoding DEAD/DEAH box helicase, with the protein product MAKLIPGKLRMEGVALYETGNIEIIKEKGNRLYTRVAGEDLRYSLEDDLVFCACDFFQKRGYCVHLAALEHYLKNDEEGQVILQALEKGHEEQEEVETKVSFGGSFLERIQPQKREKIYTLSAQGQVEAGTNRLLWTIRIGLVDSQKYYVIRDIPLFLKVLIHRKPYMIGKHYENDLSWDAFDTASQEVLTFLCGLIEEGLSQELFFPNQGRHLFFPLTFFEQGVELLMNLEDFHFEHQITSYENLLFHDLDPDAELSSFSVQEYPDYFEMEISESERVNVFYGGAVLFRKGNLYLLNPKQISLLKEIKELPQEERGRKCLQFDNSDRDRLAACLPLFGQLGTVSAPERLQIRPFSPIFYFDREDDGRIRLDIQFDYGDVKVTSRQQLEQLPFSSDAVLENQLFQVCLGAGFEADFQSWRQALKPEAVYSFFHHTIPAFEEFGQVFLSDEMNQLYSVQAPQVQIESKGGLLEIQFDFQGIAQEEIDQALKALTSNQDFYISSSDQVYFFDEETKQIRQNMQELGVELKDGSFQARKSLAYSLSQLFEGRDRISFSEEFQYLAHDLTHPEDFPLGDIRVQASLRDYQEKGVRWLQMLHHYGFGGILADDMGLGKTLQTIAFLTSQVTKDTRVLILAPSGLIYNWADEFRKFAPQLDLAVVHGLKANREAILSENHQIYVTSYATFRQDSELYQEMAFDFLFLDEAQVMKNAQTKIAQSLRQFVVPAVFALSGTPIENHLGELWSIFQIVLPGLLPSKKEFMKLPADRVARFIKPFVMRRKKEEVLTELPDLIEVVYKNELEDQQKAIYLAQLQQMRDRLAQVTDQEFQRSRVEILSGLMRLRQICDTPALFMDDYQGASGKLDSLRDLLLQVADGGHRVLIFSQFKGMLEKIEHELPDLGLTSFKITGSTPAHDRQEMTKAFNQGERDAFLISLKAGGVGLNLTGADTVILVDLWWNPAVEAQAIGRAHRMGQERKVEVYRLITRGTIEEKIQELQEQKKHLVSQVLDGTESRASLSLAEIREILGISEAST